A section of the Oncorhynchus nerka isolate Pitt River linkage group LG3, Oner_Uvic_2.0, whole genome shotgun sequence genome encodes:
- the LOC115110089 gene encoding UBX domain-containing protein 4 isoform X2: MIWFEGSIPAAIISAKQQSSIFVVVITGDDEVSGQMMSSWEDDRVAEASYNCCVAIRVDSKSETCTQFSQIYPVVCIPSSFFIGENGIPLEVVAGTVSAEELMKRINKVKQMHAQQMAGEGADAGAPMEGLPRATVASEPAPAQTPSTSQELQPSHTPPADTDSAAAPAMSKESLSRPAEEGGPSASEVVTLGDDRSASSEDVSTSSQPNEGLDAKVERLTKKLEERREQKKKGEEEKEMERRKMGKEMLDFKRKNEDEKTKRIMDERNRDKAEEKAARERVKAQIALDRADRAARYANNKDEVEAARLAALQARQAETEAKKENAQRERSAIARIQFRLPDGSFFTNQFPSEARLQEARQFAVNEVGNRYGNFSLATVFPRREFTADDLDKTLLALELAPSASIVLLPQTGRPSNMVVQSTSGGGIWAVLGTILYPLLAVWRFLSGFLFTSPPIPGAAGPRGSAQRPNTASGSSSSSGEPKRETLRKRTLEKQPADFKQDGKIHRLRNHEDSEDENNTWNGNSTQQM, translated from the exons ATGATTTGGTTTGAAGGCTCTATTCCAGCAGCCATCATCTCCGCAAAACAACAGAGCTCCATCTTCGTCGTCGTAATAACAG GCGACGATGAGGTGTCAGGACAAATGATGTCCAGTTGGGAGGACGACAGAGTGGCTGAGGCCTCCTATAACTGCTGTGTTGCAATCAGGGTTGATTCCAAGAG TGAGACATGCACACAGTTCTCCCAAATCT ACCCAGTGGTGTGCATCCCGTCCAGTTTCTTTATCGGAGAGAATGGAATCCCCCTCGAAGTTGTTGCTGGGACTGTCTCTGCAGAGGAACTCATGAAAAGAATCAACAAAGTCAAACAG ATGCACGCTCAGCAGATGGCAGGTGAGGGAGCGGATGCAGGGGCTCCCATGGAGGGGCTCCCACGAGCCACGGTAGCCTCAGAGCCAGCCCCAGCACAGACCCCCTCGACCTCACAGGAGCTCCAACCCAGCCACACACCACCAGCAGACACAGACAGTGCAGCAGCACCAGCAATGTCTAAAG AATCCCTGTCCAGGCCAGCAGAAGAAGGCGGCCCCTCGGCCTCAGAGGTTGTGACCCTTGGGGATGACAGGAGCGCATCATCAGAGGACGTGTCAACCAGCTCTCAGCCGAACGAAGGCCTCGATGCCAAGGTGGAGAG GTTAACAAAGAAACTGGAGGAAAGACGGGAGCAGaaaaagaaaggagaggaggag aaggagatggagagaaggaagatgGGGAAGGAGATGCTTGACTTCAAGAGGAAGAATGAGGATGAGAAGACCAAACGCATTATGGATGAGCGAAACAGGGATAAGGCAGAGGAGAAGGCTGCCAGGGAGCGTGTCAAAGCACAGATCGCCCTG GACCGTGCTGACAGAGCTGCCCGCTATGCCAACAACAAGGATGAGGTGGAGGCAGCCCGGCTGGCAGCACTGCAGgccagacaggcagagacagaggccaAGAAGGAGAATGCACAAAGGGAGAGGAG CGCCATAGCCAGAATACAGTTCCGTCTACCAGATGGGTCATTCTTCACCAACCAGTTCCCCTCAGAGGCCAGACTGCAGGAAGCTCGGCAGTTCGCTGTCAAT GAAGTGGGAAATAGGTATGGCAACTTCTCCCTGGCAACCGTGTTCCCTCGCAGAGAGTTTACTGCTGACGACCTAGACAAGACTCTTCTGGCGCTTGAGCTGGCCCCCAGTGCCTCAATAGTGCTGCTGCCT CAAACGGGACGGCCAAGCAACATGGTAGTCCAGTCAACCTCTGGAGGGGGTATCTGGGCTGTACTGGGTACCATCCTCTACCCTCTGCTGGCTGTGTGGAGGTTCCTGAGTGGCTTCCTCTTCACCAGCCCCCCTATCCCTGGAGCAGCAGGCCCCAGAGGCTCAGCCCAGCGGCCCAACACTGCCTCTGGCTCCTCATCCTCATCTGGTGAACCAAAGAG AGAAACCCTTCGCAAACGCACACTGGAGAAGCAACCAGCAGACTTCAAACAAGACGGAAAAATCCACAGGCTACGGAATCACGAGGACAGTGAGGATGAGAATAACACTTGGAACGGCAACTCTACCCAGCAGATGTAG
- the LOC115110099 gene encoding R3H domain-containing protein 1 isoform X1 → MRMSDTVTVKETSATMRGVEAEESHHASATPTPAGGEEPSPTKTNGREQAETPPQAKAQTQLQPEIQPESFCQDKNETQRQTPGQMGKRPKSNSKLKLVRSLAVCEESSPPPPITTDLPREHKDEVEIQVSQSFDKEEVSPIKDEEDKGVEKLLEKTERMPRKMLSRDSSQEYTDSTGIDIHEFLVNTLKNNPRDRMMLLKLEQDILDFISNNESQKRKFPPMTSYHRMLLHRVAAYFGLDHNVDQTGKSVIINKTSNTRIPDQKFSEHIKDDKTDDFQKRYILKRDNSGSDKDDNMMRMRLKDDRRSKSIEEREEEYQRARDRIFAQDGPDGLALEKRKQEDDACNSTQQRRQMFRLKDGHPANSRQSSSENEPKYSDPRPWSSTDSDSSNRNLRPAMTKASSFSGISVLIRGDSSSSSKSMGRLSKTGQPFVNPDGSAVVYNPNHSMAPQHQHHQHHNQQGRTQQPMLPPPHPPGRHQHQPTNHNHVLSQSVLSLPQQVRPLQPSAQPVQYSSVSYPPQLLSVSPNQQYTVQNNLGAQFSHMSLARQVSGEGPGRDTHIAMYPSSIVLQTPPQQQGYMVAPPVQPVPAPQAYNTPAPPPVNQPVMQQQGYMQQQMPACYCAPGQYPLSNQQYRPVGTVQFSAPQSQPMPPPTQQTGYQTVMPNQPQSYQSMIGVPQSQNTVSGLHSNMGNQMQGMMVQYPSMPSYQVSMQPQVSQGVPQQTYQQPIIIPNHNQSNQGPMPGSGVQVYYSVITPNQQNTMSSSVGFLPPPGSEQMQFPRPSSPCSSQQPLHQAQQCSGVPPPPGGGMVMMQLTLPPGQQPRPHSPPQWKHSKYYSLDHTRGQKSTELSTLDTSQSIPQLGSPSTSPAQSPTPSHPHHLTNVKSIRPGLAPVPMMPQFSRPFMPGQGDARYPLLGQALQYNPQIRPPLHAPPMVPNHQVHMGMRHSGGGGRGRKQTRKALSTDLSVGDPVSGQVLEVTDLPGEISRTEVDSLLGELSRARAVVGGLPEHHSLRDWQSGG, encoded by the exons TCTAACTCAAAGTTAAAGTTAGTTCGGAGCCTGGCTGTTTGCGAagagtcctctcctcctccccctattaCCACTGATCTGCCTCGAGAACACAAG GATGAAGTTGAGATCCAGGTCTCCCAGTCATTTGACAAAGAGGAGGTGTCACCCATCAAGGATGAGGAGGACAAAGGTGTGGAGAAGCTGCTAGAGAAGACTGAGAGGATGCCCAGGAAGATGCTGTCCAGAG ATTCCAGTCAGGAGTACACAGATTCTACCGGGATCGATATCCATGAATTCTTAGTAAACACATTGAAAAACAACCCCAG GGACAGAATGATGCTGCTGAAGTTGGAACAGGACATTCTCGACTTTATCAGTAATAACGA AAGCCAGAAGAGAAAGTTCCCTCCAATGACCTCCTACCACAGAATGCTGCTGCACCGCGTCGCCGCCTACTTCGGCCTAGACCACAACGTCGACCAAACCGGGAAATCTGTAATCATCAACAAAACTAGCAATACAAGAAT acctGATCAAAAGTTTTCAGAACACATCAAAGACGACAAAACTGACGACTTCCAAAAGCGCTACATTCTCAAAAGGGACAACTCCGGCTCAGACAAGGATGACAACATG ATGCGGATGCGGCTGAAGGACGACCGTAGGAGTAAGTCTATAGAGGAACGAGAGGAGGAGTACCAGAGGGCCAGAGACAGGATATTTGCTCAAGAT GGTCCAGATGGCTTGGCTCTTGAAAAAAGAAAACAGGAGGATGATGCTTGTAACAGTACACAGCAAAGGCGGCAAATGTTTAG GTTAAAAGATGGCCACCCGGCCAACAGTCGCCAGAGCAGCTCTGAGAACGAACCCAAGTACTCTGACCCTCGGCCGTGGAGCAGCACAGACTCTGACAGCTCCAACCGTAACCTGAGGCCAGCCATGACCAAGGCCAGCAGCTTCAGCGGGATCTCTGTCCTCATCAGGGGAGACAGCTCGAGCAGCAGCAAGAGCATGGGTCGCCTCTCTAAGACTG GCCAGCCCTTTGTGAACCCGGATGGCAGTGCTGTGGTATACAACCCCAACCACAGCATGGCTCCTCAGCATCAACATCATCAGCATCATAATCAGCAGGGCAGGACCCAGCAGCCCATGCTTCCTCCTCCACACCCTCCTGGCCGCCACCAACACCAGCCCACCAATCACAACCACGTACTCTCACAG tCTGTTCTATCCCTTCCTCAGCAGGTCCGGCCCCTCCAGCCTTCTGCTCAGCCTGTCCAGTACTCATCTGTCTCTTACCCACCTCAGCTGCTCTCCGTCTCCCCTAACCAACAATACACTGTG CAAAACAACCTGGGAGCCCAGTTCAGCCACATGAGCTTGGCCCGGCAGGTCTCTGGAGAGGGCCCAGGTCGGGACACCCACATTGCCATGTACCCCTCCTCCATCGTGCTCCAGACCCCCCCTCAGCAGCAGGGCTACATGGTGGCCCCTCCAGTCCAGCCCGTCCCGGCACCCCAGGCCTACAACACCCCCGCCCCTCCGCCTGTCAACCAGCCGGTCATGCAGCAACAGGGCTACATGCAGCAGCAG ATGCCAGCATGTTACTGTGCGCCAGGCCAGTACCCCCTGTCCAACCAGCAGTACAGGCCTGTGGGCACAGTGCAGTTCAGCGCCCCACAGAGTCAGCCAATGCCCCCGCCCACACAACAGACAG GTTACCAAACTGTGATGCCAAATCAGCCACAGAGCTATCAGAGTATGATTGGAGTGCCACAGAGTCAGAACACTGTCAGTGGCCTGCATAGCAATATGGGAAATCAGATGCAAGGCATGATGGTCCAGTATCCCTCCATGCCATCTTATCAG GTATCCATGCAGCCCCAAGTCTCCCAGGGTGTGCCACAGCAGACATATCAGCAGCCTATCATCATCCCCAACCACAACCAGTCCAACCAGGGGCCCATGCCTGGCTCTGGTGTCCAGGTCTACTACAGTGTTATCACACCCAAtcaacagaacaccatgag ctCCTCTGTTGGGTTCTTGCCTCCTCCTGGATCAGAGCAGATGCAGTTCCCTCGGCCGTCCTCCCCCTGCAGCTCCCAGCAGCCCCTCCATCAGGCACAGCAGTGCTCAG GCGTTCCCCCTCCCCCAGGCGGTGGGATGGTGATGATGCAGCTGACGTTGCCCCCCGGCCAGCAACCACGGCCTCACTCGCCCCCGCAGTGGAAACACAGCAAGTACTACAGTCTGGACCACACGAGAGGACAGAAGTCCACAGAGCTCTCCACCCTAGACACCTCACAG AGCATTCCCCAGCTGGGCAGTCCCTCAACTTCCCCCGCCCAGTCGCCAACACCCTCCCACCCACACCACCTAACCAATGTGAAGAGCATCCGTCCAGGCCTCGCCCCCGTACCCATGATGCCCCAGTTCTCCAGACCCTTTATGCCAGGGCAAG GAGATGCGCGGTACCCGTTACTAGGGCAGGCCCTCCAGTACAACCCCCAGATCCGTCCTCCTCTCCACGCTCCACCCATGGTCCCCAACCATCAG GTACACATGGGGATGCGGCACAGCGgtggagggggcagagggaggaagCAGACAAGGAAAGCTCTGTCTACAGATCTCAGTGTAGGTGATCCAG tgagtgggcaAGTCCTGGAGGTGACTGACCTGCCGGGAGAGATCAGCAGGACCGAGGTGGACTCTCTGCTAGGTGAGCTCTCCAGAGCCCGGGCTGTAGTCGGAGGGCTCCCAGAGCACCACAGCCTCCGAGATTGGCAGTCGGGGGGCTAA
- the LOC115110099 gene encoding R3H domain-containing protein 1 isoform X2 — translation MRMSDTVTVKETSATMRGVEAEESHHASATPTPAGGEEPSPTKTNGREQAETPPQAKAQTQLQPEIQPESFCQDKNETQRQTPGQMGKRPKSNSKLKLVRSLAVCEESSPPPPITTDLPREHKDEVEIQVSQSFDKEEVSPIKDEEDKGVEKLLEKTERMPRKMLSRDSSQEYTDSTGIDIHEFLVNTLKNNPRDRMMLLKLEQDILDFISNNESQKRKFPPMTSYHRMLLHRVAAYFGLDHNVDQTGKSVIINKTSNTRIPDQKFSEHIKDDKTDDFQKRYILKRDNSGSDKDDNMMRMRLKDDRRSKSIEEREEEYQRARDRIFAQDGPDGLALEKRKQEDDACNSTQQRRQMFRLKDGHPANSRQSSSENEPKYSDPRPWSSTDSDSSNRNLRPAMTKASSFSGISVLIRGDSSSSSKSMGRLSKTGQPFVNPDGSAVVYNPNHSMAPQHQHHQHHNQQGRTQQPMLPPPHPPGRHQHQPTNHNHVLSQSVLSLPQQVRPLQPSAQPVQYSSVSYPPQLLSVSPNQQYTVQNNLGAQFSHMSLARQVSGEGPGRDTHIAMYPSSIVLQTPPQQQGYMVAPPVQPVPAPQAYNTPAPPPVNQPVMQQQGYMQQQMPACYCAPGQYPLSNQQYRPVGTVQFSAPQSQPMPPPTQQTGYQTVMPNQPQSYQSMIGVPQSQNTVSGLHSNMGNQMQGMMVQYPSMPSYQVSMQPQVSQGVPQQTYQQPIIIPNHNQSNQGPMPGSGVQVYYSVITPNQQNTMSSSVGFLPPPGSEQMQFPRPSSPCSSQQPLHQAQQCSGVPPPPGGGMVMMQLTLPPGQQPRPHSPPQWKHSKYYSLDHTRGQKSTELSTLDTSQSIPQLGSPSTSPAQSPTPSHPHHLTNVKSIRPGLAPVPMMPQFSRPFMPGQGDARYPLLGQALQYNPQIRPPLHAPPMVPNHQVHMGMRHSGGGGRGRKQTRKALSTDLS, via the exons TCTAACTCAAAGTTAAAGTTAGTTCGGAGCCTGGCTGTTTGCGAagagtcctctcctcctccccctattaCCACTGATCTGCCTCGAGAACACAAG GATGAAGTTGAGATCCAGGTCTCCCAGTCATTTGACAAAGAGGAGGTGTCACCCATCAAGGATGAGGAGGACAAAGGTGTGGAGAAGCTGCTAGAGAAGACTGAGAGGATGCCCAGGAAGATGCTGTCCAGAG ATTCCAGTCAGGAGTACACAGATTCTACCGGGATCGATATCCATGAATTCTTAGTAAACACATTGAAAAACAACCCCAG GGACAGAATGATGCTGCTGAAGTTGGAACAGGACATTCTCGACTTTATCAGTAATAACGA AAGCCAGAAGAGAAAGTTCCCTCCAATGACCTCCTACCACAGAATGCTGCTGCACCGCGTCGCCGCCTACTTCGGCCTAGACCACAACGTCGACCAAACCGGGAAATCTGTAATCATCAACAAAACTAGCAATACAAGAAT acctGATCAAAAGTTTTCAGAACACATCAAAGACGACAAAACTGACGACTTCCAAAAGCGCTACATTCTCAAAAGGGACAACTCCGGCTCAGACAAGGATGACAACATG ATGCGGATGCGGCTGAAGGACGACCGTAGGAGTAAGTCTATAGAGGAACGAGAGGAGGAGTACCAGAGGGCCAGAGACAGGATATTTGCTCAAGAT GGTCCAGATGGCTTGGCTCTTGAAAAAAGAAAACAGGAGGATGATGCTTGTAACAGTACACAGCAAAGGCGGCAAATGTTTAG GTTAAAAGATGGCCACCCGGCCAACAGTCGCCAGAGCAGCTCTGAGAACGAACCCAAGTACTCTGACCCTCGGCCGTGGAGCAGCACAGACTCTGACAGCTCCAACCGTAACCTGAGGCCAGCCATGACCAAGGCCAGCAGCTTCAGCGGGATCTCTGTCCTCATCAGGGGAGACAGCTCGAGCAGCAGCAAGAGCATGGGTCGCCTCTCTAAGACTG GCCAGCCCTTTGTGAACCCGGATGGCAGTGCTGTGGTATACAACCCCAACCACAGCATGGCTCCTCAGCATCAACATCATCAGCATCATAATCAGCAGGGCAGGACCCAGCAGCCCATGCTTCCTCCTCCACACCCTCCTGGCCGCCACCAACACCAGCCCACCAATCACAACCACGTACTCTCACAG tCTGTTCTATCCCTTCCTCAGCAGGTCCGGCCCCTCCAGCCTTCTGCTCAGCCTGTCCAGTACTCATCTGTCTCTTACCCACCTCAGCTGCTCTCCGTCTCCCCTAACCAACAATACACTGTG CAAAACAACCTGGGAGCCCAGTTCAGCCACATGAGCTTGGCCCGGCAGGTCTCTGGAGAGGGCCCAGGTCGGGACACCCACATTGCCATGTACCCCTCCTCCATCGTGCTCCAGACCCCCCCTCAGCAGCAGGGCTACATGGTGGCCCCTCCAGTCCAGCCCGTCCCGGCACCCCAGGCCTACAACACCCCCGCCCCTCCGCCTGTCAACCAGCCGGTCATGCAGCAACAGGGCTACATGCAGCAGCAG ATGCCAGCATGTTACTGTGCGCCAGGCCAGTACCCCCTGTCCAACCAGCAGTACAGGCCTGTGGGCACAGTGCAGTTCAGCGCCCCACAGAGTCAGCCAATGCCCCCGCCCACACAACAGACAG GTTACCAAACTGTGATGCCAAATCAGCCACAGAGCTATCAGAGTATGATTGGAGTGCCACAGAGTCAGAACACTGTCAGTGGCCTGCATAGCAATATGGGAAATCAGATGCAAGGCATGATGGTCCAGTATCCCTCCATGCCATCTTATCAG GTATCCATGCAGCCCCAAGTCTCCCAGGGTGTGCCACAGCAGACATATCAGCAGCCTATCATCATCCCCAACCACAACCAGTCCAACCAGGGGCCCATGCCTGGCTCTGGTGTCCAGGTCTACTACAGTGTTATCACACCCAAtcaacagaacaccatgag ctCCTCTGTTGGGTTCTTGCCTCCTCCTGGATCAGAGCAGATGCAGTTCCCTCGGCCGTCCTCCCCCTGCAGCTCCCAGCAGCCCCTCCATCAGGCACAGCAGTGCTCAG GCGTTCCCCCTCCCCCAGGCGGTGGGATGGTGATGATGCAGCTGACGTTGCCCCCCGGCCAGCAACCACGGCCTCACTCGCCCCCGCAGTGGAAACACAGCAAGTACTACAGTCTGGACCACACGAGAGGACAGAAGTCCACAGAGCTCTCCACCCTAGACACCTCACAG AGCATTCCCCAGCTGGGCAGTCCCTCAACTTCCCCCGCCCAGTCGCCAACACCCTCCCACCCACACCACCTAACCAATGTGAAGAGCATCCGTCCAGGCCTCGCCCCCGTACCCATGATGCCCCAGTTCTCCAGACCCTTTATGCCAGGGCAAG GAGATGCGCGGTACCCGTTACTAGGGCAGGCCCTCCAGTACAACCCCCAGATCCGTCCTCCTCTCCACGCTCCACCCATGGTCCCCAACCATCAG GTACACATGGGGATGCGGCACAGCGgtggagggggcagagggaggaagCAGACAAGGAAAGCTCTGTCTACAGATCTCAGT tga
- the LOC115110089 gene encoding UBX domain-containing protein 4 isoform X1, whose amino-acid sequence MIWFEGSIPAAIISAKQQSSIFVVVITGDDEVSGQMMSSWEDDRVAEASYNCCVAIRVDSKSETCTQFSQIYPVVCIPSSFFIGENGIPLEVVAGTVSAEELMKRINKVKQMHAQQMAGEGADAGAPMEGLPRATVASEPAPAQTPSTSQELQPSHTPPADTDSAAAPAMSKESLSRPAEEGGPSASEVVTLGDDRSASSEDVSTSSQPNEGLDAKVERLTKKLEERREQKKKGEEEGEIKKEMERRKMGKEMLDFKRKNEDEKTKRIMDERNRDKAEEKAARERVKAQIALDRADRAARYANNKDEVEAARLAALQARQAETEAKKENAQRERSAIARIQFRLPDGSFFTNQFPSEARLQEARQFAVNEVGNRYGNFSLATVFPRREFTADDLDKTLLALELAPSASIVLLPQTGRPSNMVVQSTSGGGIWAVLGTILYPLLAVWRFLSGFLFTSPPIPGAAGPRGSAQRPNTASGSSSSSGEPKRETLRKRTLEKQPADFKQDGKIHRLRNHEDSEDENNTWNGNSTQQM is encoded by the exons ATGATTTGGTTTGAAGGCTCTATTCCAGCAGCCATCATCTCCGCAAAACAACAGAGCTCCATCTTCGTCGTCGTAATAACAG GCGACGATGAGGTGTCAGGACAAATGATGTCCAGTTGGGAGGACGACAGAGTGGCTGAGGCCTCCTATAACTGCTGTGTTGCAATCAGGGTTGATTCCAAGAG TGAGACATGCACACAGTTCTCCCAAATCT ACCCAGTGGTGTGCATCCCGTCCAGTTTCTTTATCGGAGAGAATGGAATCCCCCTCGAAGTTGTTGCTGGGACTGTCTCTGCAGAGGAACTCATGAAAAGAATCAACAAAGTCAAACAG ATGCACGCTCAGCAGATGGCAGGTGAGGGAGCGGATGCAGGGGCTCCCATGGAGGGGCTCCCACGAGCCACGGTAGCCTCAGAGCCAGCCCCAGCACAGACCCCCTCGACCTCACAGGAGCTCCAACCCAGCCACACACCACCAGCAGACACAGACAGTGCAGCAGCACCAGCAATGTCTAAAG AATCCCTGTCCAGGCCAGCAGAAGAAGGCGGCCCCTCGGCCTCAGAGGTTGTGACCCTTGGGGATGACAGGAGCGCATCATCAGAGGACGTGTCAACCAGCTCTCAGCCGAACGAAGGCCTCGATGCCAAGGTGGAGAG GTTAACAAAGAAACTGGAGGAAAGACGGGAGCAGaaaaagaaaggagaggaggag GGTGAAAtaaagaaggagatggagagaaggaagatgGGGAAGGAGATGCTTGACTTCAAGAGGAAGAATGAGGATGAGAAGACCAAACGCATTATGGATGAGCGAAACAGGGATAAGGCAGAGGAGAAGGCTGCCAGGGAGCGTGTCAAAGCACAGATCGCCCTG GACCGTGCTGACAGAGCTGCCCGCTATGCCAACAACAAGGATGAGGTGGAGGCAGCCCGGCTGGCAGCACTGCAGgccagacaggcagagacagaggccaAGAAGGAGAATGCACAAAGGGAGAGGAG CGCCATAGCCAGAATACAGTTCCGTCTACCAGATGGGTCATTCTTCACCAACCAGTTCCCCTCAGAGGCCAGACTGCAGGAAGCTCGGCAGTTCGCTGTCAAT GAAGTGGGAAATAGGTATGGCAACTTCTCCCTGGCAACCGTGTTCCCTCGCAGAGAGTTTACTGCTGACGACCTAGACAAGACTCTTCTGGCGCTTGAGCTGGCCCCCAGTGCCTCAATAGTGCTGCTGCCT CAAACGGGACGGCCAAGCAACATGGTAGTCCAGTCAACCTCTGGAGGGGGTATCTGGGCTGTACTGGGTACCATCCTCTACCCTCTGCTGGCTGTGTGGAGGTTCCTGAGTGGCTTCCTCTTCACCAGCCCCCCTATCCCTGGAGCAGCAGGCCCCAGAGGCTCAGCCCAGCGGCCCAACACTGCCTCTGGCTCCTCATCCTCATCTGGTGAACCAAAGAG AGAAACCCTTCGCAAACGCACACTGGAGAAGCAACCAGCAGACTTCAAACAAGACGGAAAAATCCACAGGCTACGGAATCACGAGGACAGTGAGGATGAGAATAACACTTGGAACGGCAACTCTACCCAGCAGATGTAG